A region of Paenibacillus thiaminolyticus DNA encodes the following proteins:
- a CDS encoding GntR family transcriptional regulator: MHYPQEWLQGASLGESIACELRLHIINGTVKPGEIISENRVAADFGTSRSPVREALKTLSNEGLIRLERMGAVVLGLSMKDVEELYDVRFLIESFVQQRLASADQERLIVKLNQIIDKMELAVKYRDVTDFAFQDLSFHEAIIAAAEHNRIMHLWTSIRQIVMTVMLITTEEIFSEGEDKLRTVIEKHRTIVQGLESKDANTIQQVVQAYFADSRRTLHISLPQ; the protein is encoded by the coding sequence ATGCATTATCCACAAGAATGGCTGCAGGGCGCTTCCCTTGGGGAATCGATCGCCTGCGAGCTGCGTCTGCACATCATAAATGGAACAGTAAAGCCCGGCGAGATCATCTCGGAGAACCGAGTCGCGGCCGACTTCGGTACGAGCCGCTCGCCGGTTCGGGAAGCCTTGAAAACGTTGTCTAACGAAGGTCTTATCCGGTTGGAACGAATGGGCGCAGTCGTGCTCGGCCTCAGCATGAAGGATGTCGAGGAATTGTATGATGTCCGGTTCCTCATCGAGAGCTTCGTACAGCAGAGGCTGGCCAGTGCGGATCAGGAGCGGCTTATCGTGAAGCTGAATCAGATAATCGATAAGATGGAGCTGGCTGTGAAGTACCGTGATGTCACCGATTTCGCTTTTCAGGATTTGTCTTTTCACGAAGCGATAATTGCGGCGGCAGAGCATAACCGCATTATGCATCTGTGGACAAGCATCCGCCAAATTGTGATGACGGTCATGCTGATTACGACGGAAGAAATCTTCTCCGAGGGAGAGGACAAGCTCCGTACGGTCATCGAGAAGCACCGGACCATTGTGCAGGGCCTGGAATCCAAGGACGCGAACACAATACAGCAGGTGGTTCAAGCTTATTTTGCGGATTCGCGCCGGACGCTTCATATAAGCTTGCCGCAATAG
- the gnd gene encoding phosphogluconate dehydrogenase (NAD(+)-dependent, decarboxylating), whose amino-acid sequence MNIGMIGLGKMGFNLVSNMLRHGHQVAAYDVNPEPRQKAAEAGAIAADSIEELVSKLPSPKIVWMMVPAGGIVDHVIETLIPLLTQGDVVIDGGNSHYKQSVARGEKLQQHGIHYMDVGTSGGTEGAAQGGCFMIGGKEEVFKLLEPLFRDIAVEQGYLYGGKSGSGHFLKMVHNGIEYGMMQSIAEGFELLDKSDFEFDYESVARVWSNGSVIRSWLMDLTQNAFAKDPCLEGIRGVMQSSGEGKWTVETALDLQASAPVIAMSLFMRYRSLESDTFHGKVVAALRNEFGGHQVEKNG is encoded by the coding sequence ATGAATATAGGCATGATAGGACTCGGTAAAATGGGCTTCAATCTGGTAAGCAACATGCTTCGGCATGGGCACCAGGTTGCCGCATATGATGTGAATCCGGAGCCGCGGCAGAAAGCGGCGGAAGCGGGAGCGATTGCGGCGGATTCGATTGAAGAGCTTGTATCCAAGTTGCCGTCGCCGAAGATCGTGTGGATGATGGTACCGGCCGGCGGAATCGTGGATCATGTCATTGAGACGCTTATTCCGCTGCTGACGCAGGGGGACGTCGTCATAGACGGAGGCAATTCGCATTACAAGCAGTCGGTCGCTCGCGGCGAGAAGCTGCAGCAGCATGGCATTCATTATATGGATGTAGGCACATCGGGCGGTACCGAAGGCGCTGCCCAGGGCGGATGCTTCATGATTGGCGGTAAGGAAGAGGTATTCAAGCTGCTGGAGCCGTTATTCCGGGATATCGCGGTTGAACAAGGTTATCTGTATGGGGGCAAGAGCGGCAGCGGACATTTTCTGAAAATGGTCCACAACGGCATTGAGTACGGAATGATGCAATCGATCGCCGAAGGCTTCGAGCTGTTGGATAAGAGCGATTTCGAATTCGACTATGAATCGGTTGCCCGCGTATGGTCGAACGGATCGGTCATCCGCAGCTGGCTGATGGACTTGACGCAGAATGCATTCGCGAAGGATCCTTGTCTCGAAGGCATCCGCGGCGTGATGCAGAGCTCGGGCGAAGGCAAATGGACCGTCGAGACGGCATTGGATCTGCAGGCAAGCGCGCCGGTCATCGCGATGTCTCTCTTCATGAGATACCGTTCGCTGGAGTCGGATACGTTCCACGGCAAGGTGGTCGCTGCGCTGCGGAATGAATTCGGCGGGCATCAGGTGGAGAAAAACGGCTGA